The Chryseobacterium sp. 52 genome includes a region encoding these proteins:
- the bshB1 gene encoding bacillithiol biosynthesis deacetylase BshB1 yields the protein MKTDILAFGAHPDDVELGCGGTIAKMISEGKTCVIVDLTRGELGTRGTDETRRVEAGESAKILGVSARENLGMKDGFLVNSEEYQMEIVKMIRKYRPEIVLANAIDDRHPDHAKGAKLVSDACFLSGLRKIETRVGGESQEVWRPKQIFHYIQWKDIKPEFVIDISEHLDKKIEACMAFKTQFYDPSSNEPVTPIATKDFFESLTYRAQDLGRLSGVTYAEGFTSEKLIAMKNFDGIIW from the coding sequence ATGAAAACAGATATACTTGCTTTTGGAGCACATCCTGATGATGTAGAGCTGGGATGTGGTGGAACAATAGCCAAAATGATTTCGGAAGGTAAAACATGTGTCATTGTAGATCTTACAAGAGGCGAACTGGGAACCAGAGGAACAGATGAAACCAGAAGGGTTGAGGCGGGTGAATCGGCAAAGATCCTTGGCGTGTCAGCAAGAGAAAACCTGGGGATGAAGGATGGATTTTTAGTAAACTCTGAGGAATACCAGATGGAGATTGTAAAAATGATTCGTAAATACCGCCCTGAAATCGTTTTAGCCAATGCGATTGATGACAGACATCCGGATCATGCAAAAGGAGCGAAATTAGTATCGGATGCGTGCTTTTTGTCCGGTCTGAGAAAAATTGAAACAAGGGTAGGCGGCGAAAGCCAGGAAGTCTGGAGACCGAAGCAGATTTTTCATTATATCCAGTGGAAAGATATCAAACCAGAGTTCGTTATTGACATCTCTGAACATTTAGATAAGAAAATCGAAGCATGTATGGCCTTCAAAACTCAGTTTTATGATCCATCATCCAATGAACCGGTTACTCCGATTGCGACCAAAGACTTTTTTGAAAGTCTCACTTACCGTGCTCAGGATTTAGGAAGATTATCGGGAGTTACTTATGCTGAGGGATTTACGTCTGAGAAGCTCATTGCGATGAAAAATTTTGATGGAATTATTTGGTAA
- a CDS encoding tetratricopeptide repeat protein produces MKDIMIMNVKKIAFGAAVVFFAGLASAQTLQDGINSIDSDKYAQAKINFTEMVAKAPTAENYFYLGNTYLKQGEPDYAKAIESFNKGLAADSKSYLNKIGLATVKLGKGDKSAIAEIQKIVADSREKDAEVLFRAAEALTLFEKNNAPDSAIQFLTKAIEKAEKKGVPAHYYYTLGDAYRIKRSQGEAMSAYDKALPLAKNKASVYTRMATLWMAAQLWKNAKESIDKAIAVDPTYAPAYKALASYDIRYQQNAKATQDLINYTKYADEDPYTQLEIAKLYFTNEDYANSKTVLDKIFDKIEDPIKFKLRAYQSYADGNYADAKQNMDTFVSQAEKTRLQPADQGLQGLIAAGLAKTETDAAKKAALTAESQQKIAIAKAAKDETMKWDVELANISGGGASQAEAEKGPTTPEIEALKKKVMANKEDSDSLFKLATAYQDVKNWNGAILTWQKMSALLPDWAPAYYSQGYSYQQAGNNDAAKLAYEKFITTVKPADQAANKQTLAYAYFAVAYMNKDSDAAKAKDYVAKSLQLDPTYQDAVKLNAEINK; encoded by the coding sequence ATGAAAGATATAATGATTATGAATGTAAAGAAAATTGCTTTTGGAGCAGCCGTGGTATTTTTTGCCGGTTTAGCCTCTGCACAGACGTTGCAGGATGGTATCAACAGTATAGACAGTGATAAATACGCACAGGCTAAAATCAATTTTACTGAAATGGTTGCGAAAGCACCTACAGCAGAAAATTACTTCTATTTAGGAAATACTTACCTGAAGCAGGGTGAGCCTGATTATGCTAAAGCAATAGAAAGCTTCAACAAAGGTTTAGCTGCTGATAGCAAAAGCTACCTTAACAAAATCGGTTTGGCTACCGTAAAATTAGGTAAAGGAGATAAAAGCGCAATCGCTGAAATTCAGAAAATTGTAGCTGATTCCAGAGAAAAAGATGCTGAAGTATTATTCAGAGCAGCAGAAGCTTTAACTTTATTTGAGAAAAACAATGCTCCTGATTCAGCGATTCAGTTCCTGACAAAAGCTATTGAGAAAGCTGAGAAAAAAGGAGTGCCTGCTCATTATTATTATACTCTTGGAGATGCTTACAGAATTAAAAGATCACAAGGTGAGGCGATGTCTGCTTATGACAAAGCATTGCCTTTAGCTAAAAATAAAGCATCTGTTTATACAAGAATGGCTACTTTATGGATGGCAGCTCAATTATGGAAAAATGCAAAAGAAAGTATCGATAAAGCAATTGCTGTAGACCCTACTTATGCTCCTGCATACAAAGCTTTGGCTTCTTACGATATCAGATACCAGCAAAATGCAAAAGCAACTCAAGACCTTATCAACTATACAAAATATGCTGATGAGGATCCATATACTCAGTTAGAAATTGCTAAATTATACTTCACCAACGAAGATTATGCAAACTCTAAAACAGTACTGGACAAGATTTTTGATAAAATTGAAGATCCTATCAAGTTCAAATTAAGAGCATATCAGTCTTATGCTGACGGAAACTATGCTGACGCAAAACAGAATATGGATACTTTCGTATCTCAGGCTGAAAAAACAAGATTGCAGCCGGCTGACCAGGGTCTTCAGGGACTTATTGCAGCAGGATTGGCAAAAACTGAAACTGATGCAGCTAAAAAAGCAGCTTTAACGGCAGAATCACAGCAGAAAATAGCAATTGCTAAAGCGGCTAAAGATGAAACAATGAAGTGGGATGTGGAACTTGCCAATATTTCAGGTGGAGGAGCTTCTCAGGCTGAAGCAGAAAAAGGACCTACTACTCCTGAGATTGAAGCATTGAAAAAGAAAGTGATGGCTAATAAAGAGGATTCTGATTCTCTGTTTAAATTAGCTACAGCATATCAGGATGTTAAAAACTGGAATGGAGCTATTCTTACATGGCAGAAAATGAGTGCTCTTCTTCCGGATTGGGCACCGGCATATTACAGTCAGGGATATTCTTACCAACAGGCAGGAAATAATGATGCTGCAAAACTGGCGTATGAAAAATTCATCACTACAGTAAAACCTGCAGATCAGGCTGCTAACAAACAGACTTTAGCTTATGCTTACTTCGCAGTAGCGTATATGAATAAAGATTCTGATGCTGCAAAAGCTAAAGATTATGTCGCTAAATCTTTACAGCTTGATCCTACTTATCAGGATGCTGTAAAATTAAATGCAGAAATCAATAAGTAA
- a CDS encoding PstS family phosphate ABC transporter substrate-binding protein, translated as MRNSLKIALLSVMSVAAVSCKKEDKSPSYHKGDLTILTDESFQSVTEALADGYMINYPETHIKIVTKKEDLGFLDLLNDKARIAVMSRDLTPEEKKAYEEQVDLKFLPAKFAADAVIFVVPKDSPKERISMDEIKAGLESDSKNFIFDGTNSSNLNFVAQKLKKQPKDLKFSIIPGNQNIVEELGKYPDKIGVIGLNTFSRPYDKTSEKLREMVKILPVEDMGELYTADHEGLRKMKYPFTRVLYFLTNEGNFNIANGFIRYSCTQLGQMIVQKEGLQPYNIYKREVQMR; from the coding sequence ATGAGAAATAGTTTAAAAATTGCACTGCTTTCTGTAATGAGCGTTGCTGCTGTAAGCTGCAAAAAAGAAGATAAATCTCCATCCTATCATAAAGGAGATCTTACCATACTTACCGACGAATCTTTTCAAAGTGTTACCGAGGCATTGGCAGACGGATATATGATCAATTATCCCGAAACCCATATTAAAATTGTAACAAAGAAAGAAGATCTGGGTTTTCTTGATCTGCTGAATGATAAAGCTAGAATAGCGGTGATGTCAAGAGATCTTACCCCTGAAGAAAAGAAAGCATATGAAGAACAGGTTGATCTGAAGTTTCTTCCTGCTAAATTTGCTGCAGATGCAGTAATATTCGTTGTGCCCAAGGATTCTCCGAAAGAGCGTATTTCTATGGACGAAATAAAGGCAGGACTTGAATCTGATAGCAAGAATTTTATCTTTGACGGAACCAATTCAAGTAATCTGAATTTTGTGGCGCAAAAACTGAAAAAGCAACCGAAAGATCTTAAATTTTCCATTATTCCGGGAAACCAGAATATCGTTGAAGAGTTAGGAAAATATCCGGACAAAATAGGAGTGATAGGACTGAATACATTCAGCCGTCCTTATGATAAAACCTCAGAGAAGCTTAGAGAAATGGTTAAAATACTTCCTGTAGAAGATATGGGGGAACTATACACCGCAGATCATGAAGGTCTTCGTAAAATGAAATATCCGTTTACACGTGTTCTGTATTTCTTAACCAATGAAGGGAACTTTAATATTGCGAACGGATTTATCAGATATTCATGTACTCAGCTGGGCCAGATGATCGTACAGAAAGAAGGTTTACAACCCTATAATATATACAAAAGAGAGGTTCAGATGCGTTAA
- a CDS encoding DUF308 domain-containing protein produces the protein MMFNWLSLVTGLFYIVLGIVVIVYKFFFTILEPAIAYAMGSVLILYGIFRIYRAVSRIKDSGDEK, from the coding sequence ATGATGTTCAATTGGTTATCCTTAGTTACCGGATTATTTTATATCGTACTGGGAATTGTAGTCATTGTCTACAAATTTTTCTTTACGATTTTAGAGCCTGCTATTGCCTATGCGATGGGTTCAGTGCTTATTCTTTATGGAATTTTTAGAATCTATAGAGCAGTTTCAAGAATTAAAGATTCAGGAGATGAGAAATAG